One window of the Triticum dicoccoides isolate Atlit2015 ecotype Zavitan chromosome 3B, WEW_v2.0, whole genome shotgun sequence genome contains the following:
- the LOC119275585 gene encoding triose phosphate/phosphate translocator TPT, chloroplastic-like — MPALGTLSAGGAAAGVAGLLRLRRGPALASPLSAAARAGAVHDAGQLVWGRQLRPALVLPAGLLPLQASKRLTLRPPAASAEPAGEAKSPGLLEKYPAITTGFFFFMWYFLNVIFNILNKKIYNYFPYPYFVSVIHLLVGVVYCLLSWAVGLPKRAPINATLLKLLFPVALCHALGHVTSNVSFATVAVSFAHTIKALEPFFNAAATQFVLGQTVPLSLWLSLAPVVLGVSMASLTELSFSWKGFINAMISNISFTYRSIYSKKAMTDMDSTNVYAYISIIALVVCIPPALIIEGPQLMQYGLNDAIAKVGMTKFVSDLFLVGLFYHLYNQIATNTLERVAPLTHAVGNVLKRVFVIGFSIIIFGNKITTQTGIGTCVAIAGVAIYSYIKAKIEEEKRAKAT, encoded by the exons ATGCCGGCCCTCGGGACGCTCTCcgccggcggcgccgccgccggcgtcgCGGGCCtgctccgcctccgccgcggccccgCCCTCGCCTCGCCCCTgtcggccgccgcccgcgccggcgccgTCCACGACGCCGGCCAGCTCGTCTGGGGCCGCCAGCTCCGCCCGGCCCTCGTCCTCCCCGCCGGCCTGCTCCCGCTCCAGGCCTCCAAGAGGCTCACGCTCCGaccgcccgccgcctccgccgagcCCGCCGG GGAGGCCAAGTCGCCAGGGTTGCTGGAGAAGTACCCTGCAATCACCAccggcttcttcttcttcatgtg GTACTTCCTGAACGTCATATTCAACATCCTTAACAAGAAGATCTACAACTACTTCCCCTACCCATA CTTTGTCTCCGTGATCCATCTACTTGTGGGAGTTGTGTACTGCCTCCTCAGCTGGGCCGTCGGTCTCCCGAAGCGTGCG CCTATCAATGCAACGCTCCTGAAGCTGCTCTTTCCTGTGGCATTGTGCCATGCTCTTGGTCATGTCACAAGCAACGTGTCCTTTGCTACTGTTGCAGTCTCGTTTGCCCACACTATTAAAG CTTTGGAGCCCTTCTTCAATGCAGCTGCTACCCAGTTTGTCCTTGGACAGACAGTTCCCTTGTCTCTGTGGTTGTCTCTTGCCCCTGTTGTGCTTG GTGTTTCAATGGCATCCCTCACTGAACTGTCGTTTAGCTGGAAGGGTTTCATCAATGCTATGATCTCTAACATCTCATTCACTTACCGGAGTATTTATTCCAAGAAAGCCATG ACTGACATGGATAGCACCAACGTGTATGCTTACATCTCAATAATTGCTCTAGTTGTCTGCATACCGCCTGCACTTATT ATTGAAGGACCACAGCTAATGCAGTATGGATTAAACGATGCAATTGCAAAAGTAGGAATGACAAAATTTGTATCAGATCTTTTCCTGGTGGGATTGTTCTACCATCTCTATAATCAG ATTGCTACAAACACTTTGGAACGGGTGGCCCCTCTGACACATGCTGTTGGCAATGTGTTGAAAAGGGTTTTCGTCATTGGTTTCTCGATCATCATTTTTG GCAACAAAATTACCACACAGACTGGAATTGGGACTTGCGTTGCAATAGCTGGTGTTGCCATCTACTCGTACATCAAAGCTAAGATCGAGGAGGAGAAAAGG GCGAAGGCCACGTGA